One part of the Schistocerca piceifrons isolate TAMUIC-IGC-003096 chromosome 2, iqSchPice1.1, whole genome shotgun sequence genome encodes these proteins:
- the LOC124775326 gene encoding uncharacterized protein LOC124775326 — MAQATDKVRGIKWSNGIHLEDLDFADDLCLLSHSLNDMKENLEDLKSAAEKVGLKIDDQKTKDKRTNDYNIAELKRGSQVIETVDKFCCLGSMIASHGGATEDINSGINEAKGAFTTLRSIWRTKEITFRTNLRIFESNVKSVLLRGCEMWEVTKQLVHKPQTFNNGCLRNIQGIRWPNVISHETLKEGTSQKPIELQIRSRKW, encoded by the coding sequence ATGGCGCAAGCAACGGATAAAGTGAGAGGAATAAAATGGAGCAATGGAATACATCTAGAAGACTTAGATTTTGCAGATGACCTTTGCCTTCTGTCCCACAGCCTCAACGACATGAAAGAGAACCTAGAAGATCTGAAATCTGCGGCGGAGAAAGTCGGTTTGAAAATTGATGACCAAAAAACAAAAGACAAGCGGACAAATGATTACAACATTGCAGAGCTTAAGCGTGGGAGCCAGGTAATCGAAACGGTGGATAAGTTTTGCTGCCTTGGAAGCATGATTGCATCACATGGTGGTGCAACAGAGGACATTAACAGCGGCATCAACGAAGCTAAAGGCGCTTTTACAACTCTCCGCTCTATCTGGCGAACGAAGGAAATAACATTTAGGACCAATCTGCGGATATTTGAAAGTAACGTAAAATCTGTGCTTCTACGTGGATGTGAAATGTGGGAAGTGACAAAGCAGCTGGTCCATAAGCCGCAGACATTCAACAACGGATGTCTGAGGAACATCCAGGGGATACGGTGGCCAAATGTCATCTCGCATGAAACACTCAAGGAAGGAACCAGCCAGAAGCCAATTGAGCTGCaaataagaagcaggaagtggTGA